CTGACCGCGCTCGTGACCTTGCTGGGACCCATCAGGCGCATCTTTGCTTCCGGCCAGATCACGCACCAGGAGAGAATCTTCGGGGCCGGCCCTCGCAAAGGTGAAACCTTCCCGGTCGAAGTGCCGACTTACATCGCGGCGCTGCTGCTCTTCGAATCCGGTTGCACCGTTCACCTTGGAATCAGTTTTGACGTGCCGCTCCATACCCATTCGCACATCGAACTGTATGGCACCGAAGGCACGCTGGTCGTCCCGGATCCGAACCGGTTTTCAGGAAATGTCCGGCTGGCGCGAACCGGCGCTTCCTGGAGCGACGTAGCGCACTCGCACGGCTTTGGAGATCGCGACTGGCGTGGTCTGGGCCTTGCCGAAATGGTTGAGGCGCTCCGCGCGGGTGTGCCGCACCGTGCATCGGCCGACATGGCTTACCATGTGCTTGAGGTCATGGAAGCCATCGCCGCCGTGGCGATCGGCGGCGGTGAAAAGGTCATTCACTCCCGTTGCGAGCGGCCGCGGGCGGTGAAGCCGCTGGAGCCGACTTACGACCTTAGTTAGGGCACGAACCTGCTTTTGGGGGGCGTTACGCCGGCGGCATATTTAGTTTAGAAAAGCAAACTTAGTTGACGTTAACTTCGGCAGGCCTACGTTGCGGAAGCGTTTGCCGGGCTGAACGTGCTGGATATACCCGCGTTGTGAACCCGTCCCGCGGCTTTGCCCGGCCAAATGCGCGCGAGTGAATGGCCAGCATACCTTATAGTACCCGCCAACCGGATAACGAAGCCCCTGCGAAAGTCTCGCTGCCGGAGGTGCACCGATCCATCCCGATCCCGGCGGCGGCCTCTTTTTGGACCCGGCTCTGGATGTTCCTCGGGCCGGGCTTCCTGATTGCCGTCGGTTACATGGACCCTGGCAACTGGGCGACTGACCTCGCGGCGGGAGCTCAGTTCGGTTACACGCTGCTGTTTGTCATCCTCATCGCAAGCGTGATGGCGATCCTGCTGCAATACCTCTGCATCAAGCTGGGCATCGTCACCGGCCAGGATCTCGCGCAGGCTTGCCGGACCGACTATCCGCGATGGCTTAGCCTGAGCCTTTGGATCCTCGCCGAAGTGGCCATCGCTGCCTGTGACCTGGCCGAGGTGCTTGGGGCGGCGATCGCCTTGCAACTGCTTTTTAAGCTGCCGCTCATCGTTGGATGCATCCTGACCGGGCTTGACGCGCTGCTCGTGCTGCTCCTCCAGGGCAAAGGGTTCCGGTACGTTGAAGCCATGGTTGTCGGCCTCATCGCCGTCATCGCCGGCGGCTTTGCCATCGAGCTCCTCTGGGCACACCCCTATTGGTTCGGCGTGGCGGCAGGTTTTCTGCCCAGCCCCGTGCTGGTAACCGATCCGAAGGCGCTCTTCATCTCGACCGGCATCCTGGGTGCCACGGTGATGCCTCACAACCTGTATCTGCATTCCGCGATCGTCCAAACCCGTGCGTTCGATCAGGCGGAACCGGCCAAACGCGAGGCGATCCGCTTCGCCTCCTATGATTCCGGATCGGCTTTACTGTTTGCGTTACTGGTGAACGCAGCCATTCTCATCGTCTCAGCCGCGGTTTTTCACGAGAGCGGGCACCAGGACGTTGCGGAAATCCAGGACGCCTACCGTCTCCTGAGTCCTCTGCTGGGAACCGGGGCGGCCAGTTTCGTCTTTGCCTTCGCCCTGCTCCTGTCCGGTCAGAACTCCACCTTGACGGGCACCCTGGCGGGCCAGGTTGTGATGGAAGGATTTATGCGATTCCGGATGCAGCCATGGCTGAGGCGGCTGTGCACCCGTCTGGCCGCAATCCTTCCGGCGGTGATCATCATCGGCATCTACGGGGAACGCGAGACCACGCAGCTTCTGGTTTGGAGCCAGGTGATCCTGAGCCTGCAGCTCAGCTTTGCCGTCTTGCCCCTGCTGCTGATGACCAACAGCCGCAGGAAGATGGGCAATTTCGCCAATCGGGGCATGATCAAGGCCCTTGCGTGGTTGACGGCGGTCGCGATCGTCGTTCTGAACGCAATATTGTTGTTCAACCAGTTTACAGGCAACGGGTGAAATGCCGGAAACGGTACAAGCGGAAAAATGCCACGAATGACGGATGCCATTCAGACGGTTATCTCGGTTCAATGCCGCCTTAGGGCGGGTGTCGGCGCGGGAGGAGGCTCCGTACTTAGTTGAACTGGTTTTAGGCCCAACGGGCCGGGAGAACATAGCCCAGGGTTTACCCTGGGTAACCGTCAAATCACGATCGAGCCCTCCTAAGGCGTCACGCCTGTACGCCCATCCTGACAAACACCCGCCCCGCCGGGTTGGATTTGCTGAAGGGGCGGCAGAACCCGCCGGCCACGCCTTCTGCCGCCTTTTCGGGGCTGGGTCGAGTGGAAGCGCCTTTCCAGGGTAAACCCCGGGGCTATGTTCTGCCGGCCCGTTGGGCCTAAGACAACATGTTACCTCGATGGTCATCGAAAGGGTATGATTGAGACTTAATCGATACGATCATGACCGTTTATACGGTTTAATGGGTGTAAATCCGGCAGGGCACCTGAAAAGGAGGACAAAACTTTACCTCGATGCTCATCGAGCCGGTATGAGTCATAATCGCGGCCTTGCCTGCCGCTATTCGGCTTACAGCGTCAGGTCAATGGCGCCCGTGACAGAAGCAGGAGACAGCGCCACCGCGATACCGTCGGTATTTCCTGATTCCCGACCCGCACGATTTCCAGAGGAAACCCCCGCGTTGGGTTCTCATTCGTTTGTGGCATTTGTGGCATTCTTCCGCTCGTGGCATTTATTTCCACGTCAGGCTGGCGAAGCGCCGCGCCGCTTCTTCCGCGTTCTCGCGGCTGTTGAACGCAGAAACGCGGAAGTAGCCTTCGCCTTGCGCACCGAAACCGGATCCCGGGGTGATGACGACCTGCAATTCGTGAAGGATCCGGTCAAAAATTTCCCAGCTCGTCCGGGTGCCCGGAGCTTTAACCCAGATGTACGGCGCGTTGGTGCCGCCGAAGACGTTGAGGCCCGTTCGGCGAAGTGTATCCGCCAGGATCGCCGCGTTACCGAGGTAATGCCGGATCAGGGCGTCAACTTCCCGCCGGCCCGGTTCAGAGTAAACGGCTTCGGCCGCCCGCTGAACCGGGTAACTTACCCCGTTGAACTTGGTGCTGAAACGCCGATTC
This DNA window, taken from Verrucomicrobiota bacterium, encodes the following:
- a CDS encoding Nramp family divalent metal transporter is translated as MASIPYSTRQPDNEAPAKVSLPEVHRSIPIPAAASFWTRLWMFLGPGFLIAVGYMDPGNWATDLAAGAQFGYTLLFVILIASVMAILLQYLCIKLGIVTGQDLAQACRTDYPRWLSLSLWILAEVAIAACDLAEVLGAAIALQLLFKLPLIVGCILTGLDALLVLLLQGKGFRYVEAMVVGLIAVIAGGFAIELLWAHPYWFGVAAGFLPSPVLVTDPKALFISTGILGATVMPHNLYLHSAIVQTRAFDQAEPAKREAIRFASYDSGSALLFALLVNAAILIVSAAVFHESGHQDVAEIQDAYRLLSPLLGTGAASFVFAFALLLSGQNSTLTGTLAGQVVMEGFMRFRMQPWLRRLCTRLAAILPAVIIIGIYGERETTQLLVWSQVILSLQLSFAVLPLLLMTNSRRKMGNFANRGMIKALAWLTAVAIVVLNAILLFNQFTGNG
- a CDS encoding Gfo/Idh/MocA family oxidoreductase — protein: MRISTPARVGLIGCGNISPAYLQASSRFPQLEVVLCADAVFEAAKKRENEYGVRAVSVDEVFSDPSVEIVLSLTPPQNHAPIIRRALEAGKHAYTEKPLALSTEEAKPLLALARERSLRIGCAPDTVLGGGIQSARKAVDDGLIGRQIGGTAFMFYGGPESWHPNPAFFYQQGAGPLFDMGPYYLTALVTLLGPIRRIFASGQITHQERIFGAGPRKGETFPVEVPTYIAALLLFESGCTVHLGISFDVPLHTHSHIELYGTEGTLVVPDPNRFSGNVRLARTGASWSDVAHSHGFGDRDWRGLGLAEMVEALRAGVPHRASADMAYHVLEVMEAIAAVAIGGGEKVIHSRCERPRAVKPLEPTYDLS